A part of Halomarina litorea genomic DNA contains:
- a CDS encoding glycosyltransferase, with amino-acid sequence MSEPRDSPDSAARPPRDEHVCIAHAGDVTDPSGGTDRVTALAGGLSDRGASVTLVVPEVDGSLPDGLDGVTVRESGDRGNTLATTAALARTADALATERGARLQFEHSILAGIGALVGCSDYVLDMHDLAYSRYDHVGGLVAPVARPLVRLLERVAVTRAGHVVVVSDSMREVVEDWGVDPGSLSVVPNGYRPDAVASMPGRERVPGRVSFLGTLHPKVDVDALVAVARLPSVSELCVIGDGNHRERLERLAARADLDALRVTGRLPDEEAFDLVARSEVVVNPQHPSLLQRASSPVKLYYYAALGTPVVATAGPAPARELAEAGAAVLVDGDGDGDFAGAVADLLGDAERRREMAANARQAAADWTWSRRVTAFAETYAALDAPDRLMSTDADLLTERDST; translated from the coding sequence ATGTCAGAGCCACGCGATAGTCCCGATTCGGCGGCGCGCCCGCCGCGCGACGAACACGTCTGTATCGCCCACGCGGGGGACGTCACCGACCCGAGCGGGGGGACCGACCGCGTCACCGCACTCGCGGGCGGCCTCAGCGACCGGGGGGCGTCCGTGACGCTCGTCGTCCCGGAGGTCGACGGGTCGCTCCCGGACGGCCTCGACGGTGTCACCGTCCGCGAGTCGGGCGACCGGGGGAACACGCTCGCGACGACGGCGGCGCTAGCGCGGACGGCGGACGCCCTCGCGACCGAACGGGGTGCCCGACTCCAGTTCGAACACTCGATTCTCGCCGGAATCGGCGCGCTGGTCGGCTGTTCGGACTACGTCCTCGACATGCACGATCTGGCGTACTCACGGTACGACCACGTCGGCGGCCTCGTCGCGCCCGTGGCGCGACCGCTCGTGCGCCTGCTCGAACGGGTCGCCGTCACCCGCGCGGGGCACGTCGTCGTCGTCTCCGACTCGATGCGCGAGGTGGTCGAGGACTGGGGGGTCGACCCCGGGTCGCTCTCGGTCGTCCCGAACGGCTACCGGCCGGACGCGGTGGCGTCGATGCCGGGCCGCGAGCGAGTCCCCGGTCGCGTCTCCTTCCTCGGGACGCTCCACCCGAAGGTGGACGTGGACGCCCTCGTCGCCGTCGCCCGTCTCCCGTCGGTCAGCGAACTCTGCGTCATCGGCGACGGCAACCACCGCGAGCGACTGGAGCGACTCGCGGCCCGGGCCGACCTCGACGCACTGCGGGTCACGGGGCGACTCCCGGACGAGGAGGCGTTCGACCTCGTCGCCCGCTCGGAGGTCGTCGTCAACCCACAGCACCCCTCGCTGCTCCAGCGCGCCTCCTCGCCGGTGAAACTCTACTACTACGCCGCGCTCGGGACGCCCGTCGTGGCCACGGCGGGACCTGCCCCGGCGCGGGAACTCGCCGAGGCGGGGGCGGCGGTCCTCGTCGACGGGGACGGAGACGGGGACTTCGCCGGGGCGGTGGCCGACCTTCTCGGGGACGCCGAGCGCCGCCGGGAGATGGCCGCGAACGCGCGGCAGGCGGCCGCGGACTGGACGTGGTCCCGGCGGGTGACAGCGTTCGCGGAGACGTACGCGGCGCTCGACGCGCCCGACAGGTTAATGTCAACTGACGCGGACCTCCTGACAGAGCGTGATTCGACGTGA